Part of the Chthoniobacterales bacterium genome is shown below.
CTCGCTGGATTGGAAAATGAAGCCGCGCCGCTTGCAGAGGCTGACGAGTTTTTCCATGCGTTCGTTTGCGGTGTTTTCTTTGGCCATAGGGACGAAAAGGAGAGCCGCGCGCGGACACAAACGCAACCAAAAAGGTTGCAGGTTGTTTTCCCGAGATATGTGAATAGGATGAAACTCGCCTGTGAAAATCACCCTGTTCGTCCCGTGCTTCGTCGATATGTGCTACCCCAACGTCGGGGTGAGCATCGTGGAAATCCTGGAGCGGCTCGGGCATGAGATCGAGGTGCCGGAGGAAATCGCGTGTTGCGGTCAGCCTGCTTTTAATTCGGGTTATTGGGAAGAGGCGAAAAAGGTGGCGATCCCCGTCTTGCAGCGGCTGAAAAACGCCGAGGTCATCGTGATCGCGTCCGGCTCCTGCGGGGCGATGCTGAAGGTGTTTTATCCGGAGCTGTTTGCAAAAACGGAATACGAGTTAGATGCGATTGCACTGGCGGAGAAGACGTATGAGTTCAGCGATTTTCTGGTGACGAAACTGGGAAATCCCGATCTCGGCGCACGCTTTCCGGCGAAGGTGACTTTCCACGACGGCTGCCACGGTTTGCGCGAACTCGGGAAGAAAAAGGAGCCGCGCG
Proteins encoded:
- a CDS encoding (Fe-S)-binding protein; amino-acid sequence: MKITLFVPCFVDMCYPNVGVSIVEILERLGHEIEVPEEIACCGQPAFNSGYWEEAKKVAIPVLQRLKNAEVIVIASGSCGAMLKVFYPELFAKTEYELDAIALAEKTYEFSDFLVTKLGNPDLGARFPAKVTFHDGCHGLRELGKKKEPRELLSQVRDLELLEMGEAETCCGFGGTFSAKFPMISTAMGEVKCASAIETGADFIISNDSSCLMHIQGLLNRQGEPIKTLHIAEVLNSRR